A single Bacillus sp. HMF5848 DNA region contains:
- the thiI gene encoding tRNA uracil 4-sulfurtransferase ThiI, whose amino-acid sequence MVYDHILIRYGEISTKGRNRKRFVSQLQARLKALLIEYPNAFVKQSRDRMYIVLNGEPHEPIIEALKHVFGIQSFSLAIKTDNNIEQIKEAALKALHDSEKTITTFKVSTRRAYKQFPHDSNELNHIIGGHILRHTKDITVDVHNPDINVGVEVREHATYITCVVIPGAGGLPPGSSGKGLLMLSGGIDSPVAGYLAMKRGLELEAVHFFTPPYTSERAKQKVIDLAEMLQGFSGKMKLHIVPFTEIQLAISQQVPDNYVTISTRRMMFKIADKIRNQINGLAIVTGDSLGQVASQTLESMFAINEVTTTPIIRPLITTDKTEIIKIAKNINTYDISIRPYEDCCSIFTPSSPKTKPKVDKIDFFESFVDFDEMIDNAIANTEIMVISNQTKIKFEELF is encoded by the coding sequence ATGGTATACGATCACATATTAATTAGATACGGTGAAATATCGACTAAAGGTAGAAATAGAAAAAGATTTGTCAGTCAGTTGCAAGCAAGACTGAAGGCACTATTGATTGAATATCCAAATGCATTTGTAAAACAATCACGTGACCGCATGTATATTGTGTTAAACGGTGAGCCACATGAGCCTATTATTGAAGCGCTCAAGCATGTTTTTGGCATTCAATCATTTAGTTTAGCTATCAAGACTGACAATAACATTGAACAAATAAAAGAAGCAGCATTAAAAGCGTTACATGATAGTGAAAAGACAATTACGACATTTAAAGTCTCTACTAGACGAGCTTATAAGCAGTTTCCACATGATTCAAATGAATTGAACCATATTATTGGAGGCCATATTTTACGACACACAAAGGATATTACTGTAGATGTTCATAATCCAGATATTAATGTAGGGGTAGAGGTTCGTGAACATGCAACGTATATAACGTGTGTTGTCATACCAGGTGCGGGTGGACTGCCACCAGGCTCTAGTGGTAAGGGACTGCTTATGCTTTCAGGTGGTATAGATAGTCCTGTTGCTGGATATTTAGCGATGAAACGTGGTTTAGAGCTTGAGGCTGTACACTTCTTTACGCCTCCATATACGAGTGAAAGAGCAAAGCAAAAGGTAATTGATTTAGCAGAGATGTTACAAGGGTTTAGTGGAAAAATGAAACTTCATATTGTACCATTTACTGAAATTCAATTGGCAATTAGTCAACAGGTTCCAGACAATTACGTTACGATATCAACTAGAAGAATGATGTTCAAAATAGCAGACAAAATTAGAAATCAAATTAATGGCTTAGCAATCGTAACAGGAGATAGTTTAGGACAAGTGGCAAGTCAAACATTAGAAAGTATGTTTGCGATAAACGAAGTTACTACAACACCTATTATAAGACCATTAATTACAACCGACAAAACGGAAATAATCAAAATAGCTAAAAACATTAACACATACGATATTTCAATTCGACCGTATGAAGATTGTTGTAGTATATTTACACCATCTTCTCCAAAAACAAAACCAAAGGTAGACAAAATAGATTTCTTTGAAAGCTTTGTTGACTTTGACGAAATGATTGACAATGCAATTGCGAATACGGAGATTATGGTCATCTCAAACCAAACTAAAATTAAATTTGAAGAATTGTTTTAA
- a CDS encoding alpha/beta-type small acid-soluble spore protein, translating to MAQQNSPNNTNQLLVAGASQAIDQMKYEIANEFGVNLGPDTTSRANGSVGGEITKRLVSMAQQQLSGGSQY from the coding sequence ATGGCACAACAAAACAGCCCAAACAACACAAACCAATTGCTTGTAGCTGGTGCTTCACAAGCGATTGATCAAATGAAATATGAAATCGCAAATGAATTTGGTGTTAACCTTGGTCCGGACACAACTTCTCGCGCTAACGGTTCAGTTGGGGGAGAGATTACAAAGCGTCTAGTATCAATGGCACAACAACAACTTTCTGGTGGTTCACAATATTAA
- the mbcS gene encoding acyl-CoA synthetase MbcS: MKQSQLISPDYYNLTSEMDKYAEGEARIALKWMNEAGDSKTITYSNLLKKANKIANVLHSYGLKQGDKVLVMIPRVIDAYTVYIGAIKAGLVVIPSSELLRTKDLQYRISHGEVSAIISYYPYVNQFTAIEKIEQLQLFSVGGAVNNWNNLDDLSDKASSFFIAANTKRDDMAFLSYTSGTTGNPKGVVHTHGWAYAHLRTSAANWLCINEGDTVWATAGPGWQKWVWSPFLATLGSGATGLVYHGRFEPEKYLKIMEENEVNVLCCTPTEYRLMAKVEDLKKYSLTVLHSAVSAGEPLNREVIETFKKHFNVTVRDGYGQTENTLLVGVMKDMETKPGSMGKPTPGNVVDIINEYGKPCAVGEVGDIAVHSSTPALFKEYYKDPERTSMQFRGEWYVTGDKAKKDEDGYFWFEGRGDDIIISSGYTIGPFEVEDALVKHPYVKECAVVASPDEIRGHIVKAFVVLRDGVDKSEEAITIELQEHVKNLTAPYKYPRKIEFMKELPKTTSGKIRRVELRQKELA, encoded by the coding sequence ATGAAACAATCACAGTTAATTTCACCGGATTATTATAACCTTACGAGTGAAATGGACAAGTATGCAGAGGGTGAAGCGCGTATTGCACTTAAGTGGATGAATGAAGCTGGTGATTCAAAAACTATTACATATTCAAATTTACTAAAGAAAGCCAATAAAATTGCTAACGTATTACATAGTTACGGTTTAAAACAAGGCGACAAAGTTCTTGTTATGATCCCGAGGGTAATAGATGCATATACTGTTTATATAGGTGCAATAAAAGCAGGTTTAGTAGTCATTCCTAGCTCAGAATTGCTACGCACGAAAGATTTACAATATCGTATTAGTCACGGGGAAGTAAGTGCTATTATTAGTTATTATCCTTATGTTAATCAGTTTACAGCCATAGAAAAGATTGAACAGCTTCAGTTGTTCTCTGTAGGTGGTGCTGTGAATAATTGGAACAATTTAGATGATTTATCGGATAAAGCATCGTCTTTTTTTATCGCGGCAAATACGAAACGAGATGACATGGCTTTCTTATCGTATACATCTGGTACTACAGGGAATCCAAAAGGTGTAGTCCATACACATGGGTGGGCTTATGCACATTTACGCACTTCTGCAGCTAATTGGTTATGTATTAACGAAGGAGATACAGTATGGGCAACAGCTGGACCTGGCTGGCAAAAGTGGGTGTGGAGCCCGTTTCTTGCGACATTAGGCTCTGGTGCGACTGGTCTTGTATACCATGGCCGATTTGAACCTGAGAAATATTTGAAGATTATGGAGGAAAATGAGGTTAATGTATTATGCTGCACGCCAACGGAATATAGACTTATGGCAAAAGTTGAAGATTTGAAAAAATACTCGTTGACTGTTTTACATAGTGCCGTATCAGCCGGAGAGCCATTAAATCGTGAGGTCATTGAAACATTTAAAAAGCATTTCAATGTTACAGTTAGAGATGGATACGGTCAGACAGAAAACACGTTACTTGTTGGCGTCATGAAGGATATGGAAACAAAACCAGGATCAATGGGGAAACCAACCCCTGGAAATGTTGTTGACATTATTAATGAATATGGTAAACCTTGTGCAGTTGGTGAGGTCGGAGATATCGCAGTGCATTCTAGTACTCCGGCATTGTTTAAAGAATATTATAAAGATCCAGAAAGAACGTCCATGCAATTTCGTGGGGAATGGTATGTAACTGGTGATAAGGCAAAAAAAGACGAGGATGGATATTTCTGGTTTGAAGGTCGTGGTGATGATATAATCATAAGCTCTGGCTACACTATTGGACCATTTGAAGTGGAGGATGCTCTTGTTAAACACCCTTATGTAAAAGAATGCGCTGTAGTTGCTAGTCCAGATGAAATTAGGGGGCACATAGTAAAAGCTTTTGTAGTTTTACGAGATGGCGTTGATAAAAGTGAAGAGGCTATTACTATAGAGCTTCAAGAGCATGTGAAAAACCTAACAGCACCATACAAGTATCCTAGAAAAATTGAGTTTATGAAAGAGTTACCGAAAACAACTTCGGGTAAAATACGCCGTGTGGAATTAAGACAAAAGGAGCTGGCGTAG